Proteins encoded together in one Panthera uncia isolate 11264 chromosome A2, Puncia_PCG_1.0, whole genome shotgun sequence window:
- the RNF32 gene encoding RING finger protein 32 isoform X7, translated as MLQRKGHSSKQDNLAVTAVALQDHILHDLQLRNLSIADPSKTKAQQRDTRSKSLKRNTKAVVDTGLKTTVQGPKVEDPEKEYVLDPKPPPLTLAQKLGLFEPPPLPLSSEEWEKVKQRSITQGDSTQPCPICKEEFELRPQVLLSCSHVFHRACLQAFEKFANKKTCPLCRKNQYQTRVIHDGARLFKVKCATRIQASWRGHVVRKWYRDLRRTVPPTDAKLRRKFFEGKACSLTALPTT; from the exons ATGCTACAACGTAAG gGTCATTCATCTAAACAAGATAACTTAGCAGTCACTGCAGTTGCTTTACAAGATCACATTTTACATGACCTTCAACTTCGAAATCTTTCAATAGCAGATCCTTCTAAGACAAAGGCACAACAGAGAGACACCAGATCCAAGtctctaaaaagaaatacaaaagcagtAGTAGATACTGGCCTTAAAACAACAGTACAAGGCCCTAAAGTGGAAGATCCAGAAAAAGAATATGTTCTTGATCCAAAACCACCACCATTAACTTTAG CTCAGAAGTTGGGCCTGTTTGAACCTCCCCCATTGCCACTATCATCAGAGGAATGGgaaaaagtgaaacaaagatCCATCACGCAAGGGGACTCAACGCAGCCATGCCCAATCTGCAAAGAAGAATTTGAACTTCGCCCCCAG GTGCTGCTTTCATGTTCGCATGTGTTTCACAGA GCATGCCTCCAGGCTTTTGAAAAATTCGCAAATAAAAAAACCTGCCCCCTCTGTAGAAAGAATCAGTACCAAACCAGAGTGATTCACGACGGAGCGCGGCTGTTCAAAGTAAAGTGTGCGACAAG GATCCAGGCCTCCTGGAGGGGACACGTGGTTAGGAAGTGGTACCGAGACCTGAGGAGAACAGTGCCGCCCACGGACGCCAAGTTGAGGAGAAAATTCTTTGAAGGAAAG